The Streptomyces sp. NBC_01551 genome window below encodes:
- a CDS encoding helix-turn-helix transcriptional regulator codes for MENTLPEVAEFASALRHLKDHNGQPTLKSIHRHTPSRISISTLSRMFSGKAVPTWPVLTEVLSLLHQGDETSAQLVAVIHARYQRARLAQRGKFEPHPLSRSQHVAPETDDLQKLQQGLRDLMASAGLTLRLVAERTGVPKSTIFDGINQKPPRSRPPRPDVVAAIAHACGAEDPESWYRVAERMHDTPKPANTRARTDQSVTLDPFDAVIKAAVTRPGDEIAELAISFKEGGREDLAARLIEAVAKSSSVQEVAAITIALLNHSSPHKESAAETSHPQPETPTYPPEAPAPLPATPNPPLGVYGPPPEMPARPRQEPGRLARLLRALTLDPSL; via the coding sequence ATGGAGAACACCCTCCCTGAGGTGGCGGAGTTCGCGTCCGCGCTCCGCCACCTCAAGGACCACAACGGCCAACCCACCCTGAAGTCGATCCACCGCCACACGCCGTCGCGCATCTCCATCTCGACCCTCTCCAGGATGTTTTCCGGCAAGGCGGTCCCGACCTGGCCTGTCTTGACGGAGGTCCTCTCGCTCCTCCACCAGGGGGACGAGACCAGCGCGCAGCTCGTGGCAGTGATCCACGCCCGATACCAGAGGGCGCGGCTGGCACAGCGCGGCAAGTTCGAGCCTCATCCACTCAGCCGCAGTCAGCACGTGGCTCCGGAAACCGACGATCTCCAGAAGCTCCAGCAAGGGCTCCGCGACCTGATGGCGTCAGCCGGTCTCACCCTCAGGCTCGTTGCCGAGCGCACGGGGGTACCGAAGAGCACGATCTTTGACGGCATCAACCAGAAGCCGCCCCGGAGTCGGCCTCCCAGGCCTGACGTCGTGGCCGCCATCGCACATGCATGCGGCGCCGAGGACCCTGAGTCCTGGTACAGGGTCGCTGAGCGCATGCATGACACCCCGAAGCCGGCCAACACCCGGGCGCGAACGGACCAGTCGGTGACCCTGGACCCGTTCGACGCCGTCATCAAGGCCGCCGTGACACGCCCGGGTGACGAGATCGCGGAGCTGGCCATCAGCTTCAAGGAGGGCGGGAGAGAAGACCTTGCCGCTCGCCTCATCGAGGCAGTGGCGAAGAGCTCCTCGGTCCAGGAGGTCGCCGCCATCACGATCGCCCTCCTCAACCACTCCTCCCCGCACAAGGAGAGCGCCGCAGAGACATCACACCCCCAGCCGGAGACACCCACCTACCCTCCCGAAGCGCCCGCCCCGCTCCCGGCGACGCCCAACCCGCCTCTCGGGGTGTACGGCCCGCCACCGGAGATGCCCGCGCGACCCCGGCAGGAACCAGGCCGCCTCGCACGACTGCTGCGAGCGCTCACGTTGGACCCGTCCCTGTGA